The sequence CATCGAGAAATCCGGTTCGGCGGCCATGATCAGAGAATCTTGTTGCTGAGGCTGTGGAAGATGAGTTCGTCGTCGAGCCAGCCGATCTGCTGGCCGCGCAGGCTGAAGAGGCCCTTCGTGTAAGTGGCGAGAGCCTTGGCCACCGTCACCGGTACGGCCTGCATCTGCGTCAGTTCGAAGTGCACCACCCCGTAAACCTCCTCCACCCGGAAGGCGAAGGCGTTGTTGTCACGGCCGATGAGGATCATCCGGCGGTAAACGCGGCGGCTGAGGCTGGCGGCCTCGGCCTTGGGGTCGCGCAGCCCGAGCAGCGCCTGGAGAGCCACCGTCAACTGAAGCTCCCCGCGCACGTTGCAGACGCCCCGCAGCACGTCATTCGAGCGGCGGGGAATCCGGTGCACGGTTGCCTCGGCGCAGACCTCCTTAACCACCGGGCAGGCCAGCGCGAGCCACTCGTCCTGCAGGCGAAAAACCAGCAGGGCCACCGTCTCGCGCGTCTCCTCCTCGGGCGGGTTTTTGATACGCTCAATCCACTCCTCGCGGTAGCCCTCGGGGTACGGACGGTCAAGCAGGCTCTCGACCTGACGGTTTTCCGGCGGCGGTAAAAGTTCCTCAGACATGGGCGGCCTCCAGCTTGCGGACGCGCGCTCTCAAGCGCTGCGCCTCCTGTGCCGAGCCCCGACGCTCGGCCAACAGCGCCATCTGCACCAGCGCGTCCAGG comes from Ruficoccus amylovorans and encodes:
- a CDS encoding chemotaxis protein CheW, which gives rise to MSEELLPPPENRQVESLLDRPYPEGYREEWIERIKNPPEEETRETVALLVFRLQDEWLALACPVVKEVCAEATVHRIPRRSNDVLRGVCNVRGELQLTVALQALLGLRDPKAEAASLSRRVYRRMILIGRDNNAFAFRVEEVYGVVHFELTQMQAVPVTVAKALATYTKGLFSLRGQQIGWLDDELIFHSLSNKIL